TAAATATTATGGATAGTTTAACAACTGCCGGTAATCCCGGTTACAGCAATGACGCCGCTCAGGAAGACGCAAATCCTCAGCACCAACCTTCACAAGGCGGAGAATCGGCTACTAATTTAGAAAATACCGAAGCCGGTAAGGCAACGGGTACACAGCAGAACAATGGTTACGGCAACACGCCAGACGAGGATGAACCTGTTGATCCCGATCTCACAAAAACAGAGGACTAACGGTACATCTTCATAAATTTATAATTCATGAAGATGTGTTTGATTCATAGGAAGGCCTGTCGTGACAGGAAAACTATTGAGCCTGAATGTTGAGAGCATTAATATGGCACAATAGATGAAGAAGCGGTTGAAAAAACAGGTTGCGGTATAAGCGGTTACTTAAGTAGTTTAAATTAATTATTTTATAGTGTAAGCAATCTATGCAAAGTCAAAAATCAATCCGTGACGGTTACCAGGCAAGCCCATGGGAACCTGAGGCTGAATCTCCTTCAGCTAAATCTAATTTTAGTCAGGCTGTAATTTATGATTGTCTGATAGTTGGTGCCGGTATAACCGGACTAACGGCTGCACTTAAGCTGCAACTGGCCGGTAAATCAACAGTAATAGCCGAAGCATATAATTTAGGTTATGGTACTACTGGCGGCACCAGCGCCCACATCAATACGTTTGCCGATACAACCTATATGGAAGTGAAACAGGCTTTTGGGGAACAAGGAGCCCAACTGTTTGCCGATGCGGTTAATGGCGGATATAACATTATAAGGGATAATATTGCTAAGTACGGCATTGACTGCGATTACGAAGAGAAACCGGGTTACCTATATGCAGAGGATGAGCAACAAATGAAGGCTTTAGATCAGGTTGTTGAGGGGGCGAGAATGGTTGGAGTTAGCGTTAACTACACTGAAAATGTACCTATACCTGTCCCGCATCAAAAAGCGGCTACATTACCCGGACAAGCCCAGTTTCATCCGCTTAAATATTTAAACGCGCTTGCAGCTGAATACATAAAGGCGGGTGGCATCATACTTAATAATACTTTTATTAATGAAGTTGAAAGCAGTGATGACGTACATGCTGCAAAAGCTGGCGATATATCCATTCAGGCGTCAAATGTAGTTTACGCCACTCATATGCCGCCGGGTATAAATGTATTCAACATGCGTTGTGCGCCATATCGTAGTTATGTAGTCGCTGTAAAGCTTCAGAACGATGCCGATTGTCCCGACGCATTGATTTATGACTTGCAGGAGCCTTATCATTATTTCCGGACACATGTAATAAACGGCGAAAAGTTATTATTGATAGGTGGCAACGATCATAAAACAGGCCATGACGATCCGGAAGCCGCATTCAACGACCTGGAAAAATATATAAAACGGTATTTTGATGTGCAGGAGGTAAAGTACCGATGGTCATCACAATATTACGTGCCTGCTGACGGTTTACCTTACATAGGGCAGATACCTATGCAGGCGGATGGTATCTGGTGTGCTACCGGTTATAATGGCAACGGCATGATGCTGGCTACCATCAGCGGCGATATTCTGGCCGATTTAATTGTTGATAAGCAAAATGAGTTTGCGGAACTGATGAGCACCAAGCGCCTGAAACCTATAGATGGTTTTACGGAGTTTGTAAAAGAAAATGCTGATGTGGCTTATCACTTTGTAGCAGATAGGTTTGGCATTGAAAAGCTTAACGCATTAAACGAATTACAGGCAGGCACAGGTAAGGTAATTGAAATAGATGGCGAAAAAGTTGCCGCTTATAAAGACGAGCAGGGAGCCGTACACGCACTTAGCCCGGTATGCACGCACATGAAATGTTTTGTAAATTGGAATGCCGCTGAAAAAAGCTGGGATTGTCCGTGTCATGGTGCACGGTATGATATTGACGGCAAAGTTATAACCGGTCCCGCCCGACAGCCGCTCCAGCCGTTATAGTAGCATGCGGATTATAAGTAAAAAGGATTGTTAACAGCAATCCTTTTTTTGTTATCTGACAGCTCTATGTTATGTTACGGTAAAAAACATTTTATTCACTGCTTTTTTGTTATAATTGAAACTTAATCTAAAAATTATCATATGAAAAAATATTATGCGCTAGTTGTCGTTGTACTTCTTTTGTTTTCAACGTCTTGTAAAAAAGAAGAAAAGCAACCCGATCAGTCAAAACAACATCCCATTGTTGGTAAGTGGATATTGACCAATGTTTTATATACAGAATACGAAGACGGTAGATTAAAAATTAAAGATCGACAAGAAGAGTTGCCGCTTAAACTAAATATCGTTGAATATAAGTCAGACGGAACAGGTCGCTCACAATTAAACGAGAACACATCTTATTATACGCTGTTTGATTACGTGATATCGGACACGGCATTGATAACTAAAAATTATAGGGTTTATGATGGAGATAGACTGATTCCGGGCAGCTATCCTACTTATACAAGTTCAATAAAGGAGCTGAAGGGAGACAAATGGACTGTGTACACGGAAGCGAGTTTTGAAGAATGGAATGGTACTAAAACAGTTACGGTTAGGAAAATTAATAAAAATACATTGAGCCGTTTGAAATAACTATAGCGCAATTATACATCAAACATCTTATTAATTACGCTAATTTAACTGCCTTTCCGAAAAGAGCATCAACTTGCTTTACACCCAGATAATAAGAAGTTGCAACGATTAAAAATCGAATTAGCTGATACTCGTTAGATTCTGTATCGTAACGGTGAATTAATTACAAAACGAGAGGATACAAATAAGTTGTAAATCTATCTACGGTAATGATTCAAAGTCGACAGCACCGGAGTTATTGATGATTGTTAAAAGGCCTGTTTTGAAAGTTGTATAGAATAATGCCAATAAAAAAGGGTTGCTCTGAAGGAGCAACCCTTAATATCGGACTAATCCGATACGTACCCAGAGCCGGGGTCGAACCGGCACGGCCTTGCAGCCATTGGTGTTTGAGACCAACGCGTCTACCGATTCCGCCATCTGGGCAACTATTGTTCTTTCAGAACCGGGCTGCAAATGTATCTAAACTCTCCTTAATACGCAACAGATATTTTTGTTTATAGTAAATATTTAGAATTTCGTTTAACCGGCTCTCTTTAGCAGTATCGTCAAGGGTAGGGTAGTCGGTAGTGAGTTTACTCAGTTGCTCATTTATATCGCCCTCAAAAGCAAGCACTTCTGAAGTAATATCCCGTAGTTGATCAGCATTGTCAACTTCCATCATGCGTTCATTAATGTCCATCATCTCCATTAAAAAATCTCCGGGCAATTGCGGTTTGGCACCTTCCTGGAGCAGATCATGACTGCGTAGAACGTATTCCAGTCGCTTTGCTGGGTCGGCCAGCGTTTGGTAAGCCTTATTGTTAAGGGTAGAAAGTTCCAGTATTTCCTGTTGTTTTTCGTCGCCTTCAGTAGCATAAAAATCAGGATGATATTGCTTGCTCAGCTGGTAAAACTGTTTTTTCAAAGCTGCTTCATCCAAATGGAAAGATTCGGGTATGTTATAAAATTCAAAGTAGTTCATCATAACAAAATTACCCTCTTTTCCGGATAATGCGCGCACCATTCTTAATCATTTGCTGTTGCTGGGGCGTAAAGTTTTCGCGTCCGCCAAAATCCTGTACCCAGTAGTTGTTCTTTTCGGCCACACCAACTTCTTTCAAATCAGGGTTCATCAGGTTTTTACAATGGCCGGGGCTTTTAAACCAACCATTTTGTACCTCGGCAATACTGCGTTGGCCGTAAGCAATGTTTTCGGCAATGGCATAGCTCCTGAAGCCTTTGTAAGTATAACCAGCGTTCATAATACGATCCTGAATGCTGCGGCCATCCCTGCTTTCGTGACTGAAGTATTTCTTCCTGGCCATGTCTTTGGCATGATCTTCAGCCGCTTCTTCCAACTGTTCATTCCATACAAGTGGTGGGGCAGGCGCCATGCGCTGTGTTCCGCAATTACAACCGGTGCGGCGTACCGTGTTTATGCGTTCCAAAAATTCGTCTTTAAAATCACCGTTGGCGTTAAAATTACTCATGCTCGTTAACACCAGGCCGAGCATCAGCAGCGCGGCTCCTTTCATAATGTTTCTCTTCATACCGTTAAGTATGACTGTAAACGGTAAAAGTGGTTTAAGCGTGTTATATAACCGCTAATTTTTTAGAGGTAATTTTTGCAGGTTTTTTCTCAGCAACAACCGGCTTTGCCGAGCCCGCCGTGTCGTTAGCGGATATTACAGGAGCCGTTGGTTTTACGCTTTGCTTTTTCTTTTTTGTCTTTGCGGATGCCAGCATGGCTTTACTTTTCTTACCCAGCTTTTTGTTCAGCTTAGCGTAATCCTTTTTTATAGATGCTGACGCGGTGGCCGACTTTTGCTGTTCTGACCAGTATAAAGCTTCCTTCAAATCCCTTTCGGCCAGTTTATACTCTTTAATATCCGTTTTTATAGCGGCGAGATGCTGCAGGGAAACGATAATATTTGGTACGTCATTTTTAATACGCGACAGGTTGTTGGATTGCAGAGCATACCATTTTGCCTGGCTGTATTTTTTTTGCTTGTAAAACAATTGCGAAAGTTTATCAAAGCTGATACGCATACCCGTTGTATCACTAATGCCGGAATACAGATGCAATGCCTGGAAGCAGTTAATTTGCGCTTCATTTTGATACATGGCCTTTTTCATCGGATTGCTTACTGTATCATAGTGCATGTACACATTTACTAACTTAATATGGATAGGGGCACGCAGCGAGTCAACAGTGGTTTTCTTGAGCTTTCTTCTCAGGCTATCCAGATCATCTGCATGAACAGTGTAAGCTATAAATAAAGATGCGAAAGCAATAATTGTGAATAGTTTTTTCATCAGCTAAAAGGCTATGATGAAACGTATTCAAACAACATGCCTGCGTTGCGATCTGGGGCGTTAATGATTGTAAATAAACCCAAAGAAGCTGAAAATTGTTTATCGCATACAAATGCCATTAAAACTTGTTTGCGTTTATAGTAGCTTTTTTGGTACAGTTTGTAGCCAAATTACTTGATGGTTTGTTCGTATCGATCTAAAAAGTTTCGTAGTAAACTGATACGGGAGAATGCCCATTCAAATAAGGCAATACCTAATGCGGCAGTAGCAATTCCGAAGGTTACATCAAGCACGTAATGATGGCTGGTGTATACCGCTGCAAACCAGATGCCGACCATCACCGTGGCAAAGAAAAGATTGATAAACCCTAATTTATTTTTAAGACCGAAATATAACACTATTAACGGGTAAGCAGAATGCAGCGATGGCATAGCTGCAAACACATTCGATCCTTTAGCGTAAA
This Mucilaginibacter defluvii DNA region includes the following protein-coding sequences:
- a CDS encoding FAD-dependent oxidoreductase — translated: MQSQKSIRDGYQASPWEPEAESPSAKSNFSQAVIYDCLIVGAGITGLTAALKLQLAGKSTVIAEAYNLGYGTTGGTSAHINTFADTTYMEVKQAFGEQGAQLFADAVNGGYNIIRDNIAKYGIDCDYEEKPGYLYAEDEQQMKALDQVVEGARMVGVSVNYTENVPIPVPHQKAATLPGQAQFHPLKYLNALAAEYIKAGGIILNNTFINEVESSDDVHAAKAGDISIQASNVVYATHMPPGINVFNMRCAPYRSYVVAVKLQNDADCPDALIYDLQEPYHYFRTHVINGEKLLLIGGNDHKTGHDDPEAAFNDLEKYIKRYFDVQEVKYRWSSQYYVPADGLPYIGQIPMQADGIWCATGYNGNGMMLATISGDILADLIVDKQNEFAELMSTKRLKPIDGFTEFVKENADVAYHFVADRFGIEKLNALNELQAGTGKVIEIDGEKVAAYKDEQGAVHALSPVCTHMKCFVNWNAAEKSWDCPCHGARYDIDGKVITGPARQPLQPL
- the hscB gene encoding Fe-S protein assembly co-chaperone HscB; this translates as MMNYFEFYNIPESFHLDEAALKKQFYQLSKQYHPDFYATEGDEKQQEILELSTLNNKAYQTLADPAKRLEYVLRSHDLLQEGAKPQLPGDFLMEMMDINERMMEVDNADQLRDITSEVLAFEGDINEQLSKLTTDYPTLDDTAKESRLNEILNIYYKQKYLLRIKESLDTFAARF
- a CDS encoding CAP domain-containing protein, which translates into the protein MKRNIMKGAALLMLGLVLTSMSNFNANGDFKDEFLERINTVRRTGCNCGTQRMAPAPPLVWNEQLEEAAEDHAKDMARKKYFSHESRDGRSIQDRIMNAGYTYKGFRSYAIAENIAYGQRSIAEVQNGWFKSPGHCKNLMNPDLKEVGVAEKNNYWVQDFGGRENFTPQQQQMIKNGARIIRKRG